From a region of the Trichoderma atroviride chromosome 6, complete sequence genome:
- a CDS encoding uncharacterized protein (BUSCO:EOG092D1GUU), translating to MSSTPADQSGSARPTSPAGSFYAMSDDEEGGYNTITHLESGRGVKLLFSKSKVYVHPTPSAKDNICGYIALLQQKGPKRDRPSTSSSADDPDHIASSDLLLAWVPEASLGDSASIYVKLDLSDADSPPRQSYLVPPPPTVTAHSSSIGGYAFAIPVSAIYSLLVRPPSLGWWYGSVIINSRGGDSFPALFFHDDECQSTILQKKKLARDNFDPFGESGQMFWGADEVLRWLRRYIKIERSSAEPNIYLIEPSKEDLESFGARMASTKAKGKANAGESKTKDAQMDPFMKFVKETGWNLMEKFSKVTTLTRRAAHDLAENPSLPPQVRRLLKNPEVQTLQDEFDSARIYLARWAMGMAEQSERDHRQKIWTVHDVMELEDTDVGEFELLDGVNSLGIGERKQPISIEDWDAFFDPETGRLSISVDEVKEKIFHAGLDPDDGVRKEAWLFLLGVYDWYSTLDERKATIASLRDQYYKLKQSWWDRLEGEGGDGETGEWWREQRGRIEKDVHRTDRNVPIFQGEDTPHPDPNSPFAEVGTNVHLEQMKEMLLTYNEYNKELGYVQGMSDLLAPIYAVIQDDAVAFWAFQMFMERMERNFLLDQSGMRGQLLALDQLVHFMDPKLWDHLESTDSTNFFFFFRMILVWYKREFEWLDVLKLWECLWTDYYSANFHLFIALAILEKHRDVIMTHLKAFDEVLKYVNELSGTIDLESTLIRAEVLFRRYQRLVEAVDKKHNFPAPRTESPGQSAAATSPARKPAPKGKSNAGSPKPERIITPELRKLLSRKVELLEKKPKTATLKAEGSSGSK from the exons ATGAGCTCAACGCCAGCAGACCAGAGCGGCTCGGCGCGGCCAACATCGCCGGCAGGGAGCTTCTATGCCAtgagcgacgatgaagagggcgGCTACAACACTATCACGCACCTGGAGTCCGGCAGAGGCGTGAAGCTGCTGTTCTCGAAGAGCAAG GTATACGTCCACCCGACGCCGTCTGCAAAGGACAACATCTGTGGCTATATTGCCCTGTTGCAACAAAAGGGCCCAAAGCGTGATCGCCCTTCTACGTCATCATCCGCAGATGACCCCGATCACATCGCGTCTTCCGATCTTCTACTTGCCTGGGTTCCAGAAGCATCGCTTGGCGATTCAGCGAGCATCTATGTCAAGCTGGACCTCTCCGACGCCGACTCACCTCCCAGACAGTCGTATCTTGTCCCCCCGCCTCCCACGGTAACCGCCCACAGCAGCTCTATCGGCGGCTATGCATTTGCCATCCCCGTCAGTGCAATCTATTCTTTGCTGGTCCGACCTCCTAGTCTCGGCTGGTGGTACGGCTCGGTCATCATCAACTCCCGAGGAGGGGATAGCTTCCccgctctcttctttcacgATGACGAGTGCCAGAGCACCATCcttcagaagaagaagctggcacGGGATAATTTCGATCCGTTTGGAGAGTCTGGCCAGATGTTCTGGGGTGCAGACGAAGTTTTGCGATGGCTGAGGAGATATATCAAAATTGAGCGATCAAGCGCAGAGCCCAACATTTATCTCATTGAGCCTAGTAAGGAGGACCTGGAAAGCTTTGGCGCTAGAATGGCTTCGACGAAAGCCAAAGGAAAGGCCAATGCTGGGGAGTCAAAAACTAAAGATGCTCAGATGGACCCCTTTATGAAATTTGTCAAGGAGACGGGCTGGAATCTTATGGAAAAATTCAGCAAAGTTACCACATTGACCAGGAGGGCAGCTCATGACCTGGCAGAGAATCCTAGCCTGCCGCCTCAAGTGCGGAGACTGCTGAAGAATCCAGAGGTCCAGACGCTCCAGGATGAATTCGACAGCGCAAGGATCTATCTTGCCAGGTGGGCGATGGGCATGGCAGAGCAGAGTGAGCGCGATCACAGACAGAAAATATGGACTGTTCACGATGTGATGGAGCTTGAGGATACCGATGTCGGAGAATtcgagctccttgatggcgtAAACTCGCTGGGGATTGGAGAAAGGAAGCAGCCGATATCGATAGAGGATTGGGATGCATTTTTCGATCCCGAAACCGGGCGACTGTCCATCTCGGTTGATGAAGTCAAAGAAAAGATCTTTCATGCCGGGCTGGATCCCGACGATGGGGTTCGGAAAGAAGCCTGGCTCTTTTTGCTTGGCGTATATGACTGGTACAGCACGCTGGATGAAAGAAAGGCAACGATTGCTTCCCTGAGGGACCAGTATTACAAGCTCAAGCAATCCTGGTGGGACCGACTGgaaggagaagggggagACGGAGAAACAGGCGAATGGTGGCGCGAACAACGTGGGCGAATCG AGAAGGATGTTCATCGGACTGATCGAAACGTTCCCATCTTCCAGGGAGAGGACACACCACATCCCGACCCAAACTCTCCATTTGCTGAAGTTGGCACCAACGTCCACCTCGAGCAGATGAAAGAGATGCTTCTGACGTACAACGAATACAACAAGGAACTGGGATATGTTCAGGGCATGTCGGATCTCTTGGCACCAATCTATGCCGTGATTCAAGATGATGCAGTAGCCTTTTGGGCGTTTCAAATGTTCATGGAGCGCATGGAGCGCAACTTTCTGCTCGATCAATCAGGCATGCGAGGCCAGCTGTTGGCCTTGGACCAGCTTGTTCACTTCATGGACCCTAAGCTATGGGATCACCTAGAAAGCACCGACAGCAccaatttcttcttctttttccgcATGATACTTGTATGGTATAAGCGGGAGTTTGAGTGGTTGGATGTGCTCAAGCTTTGGGAGTGCCTGTGGACAGACTATTACAGTGCaaattttcatcttttcatTGCTCTGGCCATTTTGGAGAAGCACAGAGACGTGATTATGACTCATCTCAAAGCCTTTGACGAAGTGCTCAAATATG TAAACGAACTGTCTGGCACTATCGATCTTGAGTCGACATTGATTCGCGCTGAGGTTCTTTTCCGCCGATACCAGCGATTGGTCGAAGCAGTCGACAAGAAGCACAACTTCCCGGCTCCCAGGACAGAGAGCCCAGGCCagagcgccgccgccaccagccCAGCGCGGAAGCCAGCTCCCAAAGGCAAATCCAATGCCGGCTCGCCAAAGCCAGAGCGTATCATTACTCCCGAGTTGAGAAAACTGCTGAGCCGAAAAGTGGAATtattggagaagaagccaaagactgCAACTTTGAAAGCTGAAGGATCAAGTGGCTCAAAATGA
- a CDS encoding uncharacterized protein (EggNog:ENOG41) — MATPKTTPTSAASCATTTPKRAAPFPTGCPPDPRAPPPQMTQAVYAQPQVGSRYGGLGGSQQAGGSGGGGLSSLWDNGPAQQQQPPQVPQSLRAGRPATTQPGGASREEILRSQAPRSGSYSGPGGPAPAAGSAQDRLKQRLWGTRTTSPSSGGSGPFQPPPNGGSAGGGGGGHQSQGSYEDRFAPGGTYDNARGSGGGGGGGGGGGYQPFVGSNAPWSSDGGPYSGGGGGAAGGAANGVRRKGLPSGPRGDR; from the coding sequence ATGGCGACACCGAAGACGACACCCACGTCTGCCGCGTCCTGCGCAACTACTACACCGAAAAGGGCCGCTCCTTTCCCAACTGGCTGCCCCCCCGATCCCAGggctccgccgccgcagatGACGCAGGCCGTCTACGCCCAGCCGCAGGTCGGGTCGCGGTACGGCGGGCTCGGCGGATCGCAGCAGGCCGGCGGCAGTGGAGGAGGCGggctcagcagcctctggGACAACGGCcctgcgcagcagcagcagccgccgcaggTGCCGCAGAGCTTGCGGGCGGGCAGGCCGGCGACGACACAGCCCGGGGGGGCTTCGAGGGAGGAGATTCTCAGATCGCAGGCGCCTCGCTCGGGGAGCTACTCTGGCCCTGGCGGTCCGGCTCCCGCTGCTGGCTCGGCGCAGGATCGCTTGAAGCAGCGGCTTTGGGGGACGCGCACCACGAGCCCGTCTTCCGGGGGCAGCGGACCGTTCCAACCACCACCCAATGGAGGTTCAgcaggcggcggtggtggtggccatCAGTCTCAGGGCAGCTACGAGGACAGATTCGCACCGGGAGGAACCTACGATAATGCCcgaggcagcggcggcggcggcggcggcggcggcggcggcggctatCAGCCTTTTGTAGGCTCAAACGCCCCTTGGTCTAGCGATGGCGGTCCTTAttcaggaggaggaggaggagcagcaggaggagctGCTAATGGCGTCCGGAGAAAAGGCCTGCCCAGTGGTCCAAGAGGGGACagatga
- a CDS encoding uncharacterized protein (BUSCO:EOG092D26CK) encodes MSRPRPLMRAEQLALDQGVESQDSQAILDALKAEFGAAALHGALESPPQPGTACEDVDVRAGRGADERQERHSEHGAEAGDLHLSSSARRSVRWHDNSFKKQFTNTPHHSNASDPTAEIHRVGREAPQTHQPFARPRLREQDLDDAVVAESSPPGRNARSSSPPRNRDSTNQSHSDSIPTMPVGAARPQMGAMDISQQTPTQVNVERDYDQFYQPVESSSLPDTLHVDDTGAVNFGNLSPGAARPSSQVSEDAGFENTRGEWRAPAGTSQHRPSSGHTPFKPRDLPPETPVPPKNPFAIQNDANGGVPFAGTQLFEQTPAVTSAMKLHSPTSSRPSPAMLPDTMSLNVMGTSPLKARANVSSPTVVHTSSPSRMNNIPTSTHKPKVSPIQEESLDKSRELRDDMIPESPTIQPSKRHENRQPLAHYEPMKKSQERKAAVHMPPLQFGIDSDSDDAIIRMRRKKRMNKIRLQTAEEMEKVTVQIPPRRDMGESRNRKRRRLSSSMDEGTLLSHKQSSESMELPSTVGGLRNSEKGSSLPGQSLLAESTKATPRDDAAAPSKNNSKRASSTKPGRSKDDASEEMIPATSPVRSFPSGARGDAPVASEPEPELPVLAKDESAENDPEADMQSSSLPPLRRHAQRSYGRRAQSSRQSRIVASSETNERASAEPDIQAHKRAFSSSSNATVVPARTETTETENPEPRVSKTDSATTIPTAIRTLRRDNKAPLTPVRPRIADQKAHTSSSFTTLSTPVASEKTTPNTPSSPVSDQPEPKATTSSSPAQGRKMRSRISERTSKDKPARQAAKALRTSLRSVLNEPSSTDELQQSPSSSVLESGVSSLRSSRIFKQSIGSTFRGRRLFEGMAFAISMSLDKKNEKTRASIEAKIKQAGGLILESGFEELFEPSTVMNTYNVPSTDEGEPLSLSSSYSNYGFTALIADTHSRKVKYMQALALGLPCLAYQWVVTCLNKGVLIDWEPYLLAAGSSAILGNAVRSRCLRSYDAEVARLVEMIDKRPKLLAAEKLLAVVDDKRARSEGKRKKSDLEKQPYLFLAQALGPSISWVSTIQQAREMLDAQDKAGEPFTWIYMDESIGTVESVLAKPEVTGKKRRRSQGLPAARNIRVLCDELIVQSLILGRIAEEDEMYDAGVKS; translated from the exons ATGTCACGACCACGGCCGCTCATGCGAGCCGAGCAATTGGCGCTGGACCAAGGCGTCGAGTCGCAGGACAGCCAGGCCATTCTCGACGCTCTGAAAGCTGAGTTCGGAGCTGCAGCG CTTCACGGGGCCCTTGAATCGCCGCCACAGCCCGGGACAGCCTGCGAGGATGTGGATGTGCGCGCGGGAAGAGGCGCAGACGAGCGTCAAGAGCGGCACAGCGAACACGGAGCCGAGGCGGGCGATTTGCACCTTTCAAGCTCGGCGAGACGGAGCGTGCGCTGGCACGATAACAGCTTCAAG aagcaattcACCAATACGCCACACCACAGTAATGCGAGTGATCCGACCGCCGAAATCCACAGAGTGGGACGCGAAGCACCCCAGACTCACCAACCATTTGCACGGCCAAGGCTCCGCGAGCAGGACCTGGACGATGCTGTCGTAGCTGAGAGCAGCCCGCCTGGTCGAAACGCACGTTCCTCGTCCCCTCCACGCAATCGCGATAGCACGAATCAGAGCCACAGCGACAGCATCCCTACCATGCCAGTTGGCGCTGCTAGGCCACAGATGGGCGCCATGGACATCTCGCAGCAGACGCCCACGCAGGTCAATGTGGAACGAGACTATGACCAGTTCTACCAACCGGTAGAGTCCAGCTCTCTGCCCGACACGCTGCACGTGGATGATACCGGCGCAGTCAACTTTGGAAACCTGAGCCCTGGTGCCGCCCGCCCATCATCTCAAGTTTCTGAAGATGCAGGCTTCGAAAATACTCGCGGCGAATGGAGGGCGCCGGCTGGCACCTCACAGCACCGGCCTAGCAGTGGTCATACTCCCTTCAAGCCCCGCGACCTTCCGCCAGAAACGCCAGTACCGCCTAAGAATCCCTTTGCGATTCAGAACGATGCGAATGGGGGTGTTCCTTTTGCGGGCACCCAGCTCTTTGAGCAAACGCCTGCCGTGACCTCGGCCATGAAACTCCATAGCCCTACATCGTCTCGACCATCTCCAGCTATGTTGCCCGATACCATGTCCCTGAATGTTATGGGCACATCTCCTCTAAAAGCACGCGCAAATGTCTCTTCGCCGACCGTTGTGCATACGTCAAGCCCTAGTAGAATGAATAACATTCCGACAAGCACGCACAAACCAAAAGTGTCGCCAATCCAGGAAGAGTCTCTAGATAAAAGCAGGGAGCTTCGAGATGACATGATTCCGGAGTCACCGACTATCCAGCCGTCGAAACGCCACGAGAACCGACAGCCTTTGGCGCACTACGAGCCGATGAAGAAATCCCAAGAGCGTAAAGCAGCAGTGCATATGCCCCCGTTGCAATTCGGTATCGACAGCGATTCGGACGATGCAATCATACGAATGAGGcgcaagaagaggatgaatAAGATACGACTGCAGACAgcagaggagatggagaaggtgACTGTACAGATACCCCCACGACGAGACATGGGCGAGAGTCGGAACCGAAAGCGAAGAAGGCTATCTTCAAGTATGGATGAGGGAACGCTTCTCAGTCACAAGCAAAGTTCAGAAAGCATGGAACTTCCCAGCACAGTTGGTGGGTTGCGCAATTCTGAGAAAGGGTCAAGTTTGCCAGGGCAGAGTTTGTTGGCCGAGTCGACCAAAGCAACGCCTCGAGACGATGCGGCCGCACCATCCAAAAACAATAGCAAAAGAGCCTCAAGTACCAAACCAGGGAGAAGCAAGGATGATGCTTCTGAGGAAATGATACCTGCTACTAGTCCCGTCAGATCATTCCCATCGGGAGCTCGGGGCGATGCGCCGGTAGCttctgagcctgagcctgagcttcCTGTATTAGCCAAGGATGAGTCTGCAGAAAATGACCCCGAAGCCGATATGCAATCGTCTTCGCTTCCTCCACTACGTCGACATGCGCAGAGATCATATGGAAGGCGAGCACAAAGCAGTCGCCAAAGTAGGATTGTTGCTTCGTCGGAGACAAACGAGAGGGCGTCGGCCGAACCAGATATCCAGGCACATAAGAGAGCCTTCTCGAGTTCCAGTAACGCAACTGTTGTGCCTGCTAGGACCGAAACGACAGAGACAGAAAATCCTGAACCCAGAGTGTCAAAGACGGACTCTGCAACTACAATACCGACAGCAATTCGGACTCTGAGACGCGATAACAAAGCGCCGCTCACACCCGTGCGACCTCGTATAGCTGATCAAAAGGCTCATACATCATCTAGCTTCACAACTCTATCAACGCCAGTGGCATCGGAGAAGACTACACCAAATACACCATCCTCCCCCGTATCTGACCAGCCGGAGCCCAAGGCCACtacttcgtcttctcctgCGCAGGGCCGAAAGATGAGGTCGAGAATCTCAGAGAGGACATCAAAGGACAAGCCTGCACGAcaagctgccaaagcttTAAGAACGAGTCTCCGGTCTGTTCTCAATGAGCCGAGTTCTACTgatgagctgcagcaatCGCCGTCCAGCAGTGTTCTTGAGTCAGGAGTTTCCTCGCTGAGATCGAGTAGAATCTTCAAACAAAGCATCGGATCTACTTTTCGTGGACGAAGATTATTTGAGGGCATGGCTTTTGCAATATCCATGTCacttgacaagaagaatgaaaagaccCGTGCTAGTATAGAGGCAAAGATTAAGCAAGCCGGTGGTCTCATCCTGGAATCAGGCTTTGAAGAGTTGTTTGAGCCTTCTACGGTAATGAACACCTATAACGTACCTAGTACTGATGAGGGAGAACCTCTAAGCTTATCCAGCTCTTATTCAAACTATGGATTCACCGCGCTGATTGCAGACACACATTCCCGCAAAGTCAAATACATGCAAGCGTTGGCTCTAGGATTGCCTTGTCTAGCATATCAATGGGTAGTAACGTGTCTCAACAAAGGAGTCTTGATTGACTGGGAACCCTATCTCCTTGCTGCAGGATCATCTGCCATTCTGGGAAATGCAGTAAGGTCAAGATGCTTGCGCTCATACGATGCCGAAGTTGCAAGGCTTGTAGAAATGATTGACAAACGGCCAAAACTACTTGCAGCTGAGAAATTACTCGCTGTCGTGGATGATAAAAGGGCTCGAAGCGaagggaagaggaaaaagagcgACTTAGAGAAGCAACCGTACCTCTTCCTCGCTCAGGCTCTTGGGCCCTCCATATCTTGGGTCTCAACGATACAGCAGGCTCGCGAAATGCTAGATGCGCAAGATAAAGCGGGTGAGCCATTTACTTGGATATACATGGACGAATCTATAGGCACGGTCGAATCAGTGCTTGCGAAGCCAGAAGTAACTGGCAAGAAACGGCGACGATCTCAGGGGTTACCAGCAGCGAGAAATATCCGTGTGCTGTGTGACGAGCTCATTGTTCAAAGCCTCATCCTTGGAAGGATAGCggaggaagatgaaatgTATGATGCAGGGGTGAAGAGTTGA
- a CDS encoding uncharacterized protein (EggNog:ENOG41~TransMembrane:7 (o6-22i114-134o192-213i242-260o314-332i344-365o371-391i)~SECRETED:SignalP(1-22)) — MTVGAFLEPFVVVTLLFGGAWFNRNKEYNFWEGTQGWGGHKRRDDVEIKRSSSEVLSPRSPTWSPGSSSPTLSADDESVWSLTSRRRKIQFFGYKRIVTTPNTLVFKDRFLSRVLQKFPFLIEAWYWALIYWVYQLGRAFTAITIVQGTVHVARKHALQVIHLEQRLGIFWEVSFQQWFLKHPFLLHWINRIYSFIHIPGTIFFLVALFYLTTSRRRQAMTRKVRNDFVSAGPALYEARRRTMAMCNLIAFVVFTLWPCMPPRLLSDPTYNGADAAEAKSFGFVDTVHSSAGESSVWTTNKFCNQYAAMPSLHFGYSLLIGLTVATIPINGVRPNSWKRAGITILGLSYPALIFTAIVATANHFILDAVAGAIVCGVAWSANGLLLNLCVLEDYFLWIIRIHKPVNYTDPETAVEPDYHSVLLSEEV, encoded by the exons ATGACTGTTGGAGCATTCTTGGAACCGTTCGTGGTAGTGACGCTCCTGTTTGGCGGTGCCTGGTTCAACAGGAATAAGGAGTACAACTTTTGGGAGGGCACACAAGGCTGGGGTGGCCACAAACGACGAGATGACGTCGAAATAAAACGAAGTTCATCAGAAGTCTTGTCTCCCAGGAGTCCAACATGGAGCCCGGGttcctcttcgccaactCTCTCTGCCGATGACGAGTCAGTCTGGTCTCTTACGTCGCGACGGCGCAAGATTCAGTTCTTTGGATACAAGAGGATCGTGACAACTCCCAACACACTTGTCTTCAAAGATCGATTTTTGAGCCGAGTTCTCCAAAAGTTTCCGTTCTTGATTGAAGCATGGTATTGGGCTCTCATCTATTGG GTATACCAACTAGGTCGAGCTTTCACCGCTATTACCATTGTCCAAGGCACTGTCCACGTCGCTCGAAAGCATGCTCTCCAGGTGATCCATCTGGAGCAACGCCTTGGAATCTTTTGGGAAGTGTCTTTCCAGCAATGGTTTTTGAAACATCCATTTCTGCTGCACTGGATCAACCGTATATATTCCTTTATCCACATTCCTGGcacaatcttcttcttggtggctCTGTTTTATCTCACTACCAGTCGAAGACGTCAAGCGATGACTAGAAAAGTTCGAAACGACTTTGTGTCCGCTGGCCCTGCATTGTACGAAGCTAGACGCCGGACGATGGCTATGTGCAACTTGATTGCCTTTGTTGTGTTCACTCTGTGGCCGTGCATGCCCCCTCGACTGTTGAGCGATCCAACCTATAATGGGGCcgatgctgcagaggcgAAGAGCTTTGGTTTTGTTGATACTGTCCACAGCAGTGCTGGCGAGAGCAGTGTATGGACAACGAACAAATTCTGTAACCAATATG CCGCCATGCCGTCTCTACATTTCGGTTACTCGCTCCTGATCGGGTTGACTGTCGCAACCATCCCCATCAATGGAGTTCGACCCAATTCATGGAAACGGGCCGGCATAACTATTCTCGGCCTATCGTACCCAGCATTGATCTTCACAGCCATCGTGGCAACTGCGAATCATTTCATATTGGACGCCGTTGCTGGAGCAATTGTCTGTGGCGTTGCATGGAGCGCAAACGGGCTCTTGTTGAATCTGTGTGTCCTCGAGGACTATTTCTTGTGGATTATTCGCATCCACAAGCCCGTCAACTACACTGATCCGGAGACTGCTGTGGAGCCCGACTATCATTCTGTGCTTCTATCGGAGGAGGTCTAA
- a CDS encoding uncharacterized protein (EggNog:ENOG41), with amino-acid sequence MARLIDGANTSLDVDTPYIALSHSWGNTMPIQLIASRLSEFTNGIAFKDLPATFRQSAELALELGVKYIWIDSLCIIQDSVSDWLHEAQRMASVYAFSHLTIAASASKNPTTGLSPSPRPRTVIVRPSWKGFIQEWGLQPGQTLRITNPWYEEFKNTIVSAPLNRRGWTYQEYALAPRVLHCTDGEWWWNGITNGINRETSTKQIMWYSGPGSITWPDKVSFFDKERRKLTSTPDIWVWDYLTSQYNQRALTKRKDKLVAFGAVAQLFGQVNNLPVDKPDEYIAGAWRSYLPFGLHWSIGENAERHVSTPGSEDAEYAIPSWSWASIDGLVRYHDGKSLKQTREEQVKGMPRLVDAKVVTEGGPFGPVKSGYIILHGPIFRIRVAKKPKDHKMNAFYRGFKVLRSDNSEAWDHSGQAFSLDSWKGKLEEWADDREMYFMIADCDGESRYGSGFAILLELAKDVANEKGVYRRIGSTLFYFDGIEKLMNDVRENGSEPLRDGEYLDADPKTGFYTYKIV; translated from the coding sequence ATGGCGCGACTCATCGATGGAGCAAACACCTCGTTGGATGTTGATACGCCGTACATTGCCCTTTCTCATAGCTGGGGCAACACCATGCCAATCCAGCTCATCGCCTCGAGATTGTCCGAGTTCACCAATGGGATTGCGTTCAAAGACCTGCCCGCCACGTTTCGCCAATCCGCAGAATTGGCTCTCGAACTGGGCGTCAAATACATCTGGATCGACTCCCTATGCATCATCCAAGACTCTGTGTCCGACTGGCTCCACGAAGCACAGCGCATGGCTTCCGTATACGCCTTTTCCCATCTCACAattgcagcttcagcttcgaaAAACCCTACGACGGGATTATCGCCAAGCCCTCGGCCTCGCACCGTCATTGTCCGCCCGTCCTGGAAAGGCTTCATCCAGGAATGGGGGTTGCAGCCTGGCCAGACGCTCCGCATCACCAACCCGTGGTATGAAGAATTCAAAAACACCATTGTTTCGGCTCCTCTCAACCGCCGCGGGTGGACGTATCAGGAGTACGCGCTGGCTCCTCGTGTGCTGCACTGCACGGACGGCGAATGGTGGTGGAATGGCATCACTAATGGCATCAATCGTGAAACGTCGACTAAACAGATTATGTGGTACAGTGGCCCTGGGAGCATCACCTGGCCAGACAAGGTTTCGTTTTTCGACAAGGAAAGGCGGAAGTTGACCAGTACCCCAGACATCTGGGTCTGGGACTATCTCACGTCTCAGTACAACCAACGTGCTCTTACGAAGCGCAAGGACAAGCTTGTTGCGTTTGGAGCAGTGGCTCAGCTGTTCGGCCAAGTGAACAATCTGCCTGTGGACAAACCCGACGAATACATCGCCGGTGCATGGCGAAGTTACCTGCCATTCGGACTTCACTGGAGCATAGGAGAAAACGCCGAGCGCCACGTTAGTACGCCGGGATCCGAAGATGCAGAATATGCGATTCCCTCGTGGTCATGGGCGTCTATAGACGGACTGGTCCGCTATCACGACGGCAAGTCGCTCAAGCAGACGCGAGAGGAGCAAGTCAAAGGCATGCCGCGGCTGGTGGATGCAAAGGTAGTAACAGAAGGCGGGCCATTCGGACCCGTCAAGAGCGGTTACATCATCCTCCACGGTCCAATCTTTCGGATTCGCgtggccaagaagcccaaagaCCACAAAATGAATGCTTTTTACCGCGGCTTCAAGGTCCTGCGTAGTGACAATTCGGAAGCGTGGGACCATAGCGGACAGGCCTTCTCCCTTGACTCGTGGAAGGGCAAGCTGGAGGAGTGGGCGGATGACCGGGAGATGTATTTCATGATTGCGGATTGTGACGGGGAGAGCAGATATGGGTCTGGATTTGCCATTTTGTTAGAACTCGCCAAAGACGTGGCAAATGAAAAGGGGGTGTACCGACGCATCGGGTCGACTCTGTTTTATTTTGATGGCATTGAGAAGCTCATGAATGATGTGAGGGAAAACGGCAGCGAGCCTTTAAGGGATGGGGAATACCTCGACGCTGACCCCAAGACCGGCTTTTACACATATAAAATCGTTTGA
- a CDS encoding uncharacterized protein (EggNog:ENOG41), with product MVELDSIPSSTLCNVCTGIFKGNWRPQLRGWKREIKTPGAPPDPFHPEPAFGTAYDHGMEPYINRNAAPPTLSYPHHSVEELRSSGCSCALCKTVVMAFDALHPRDNIGVDYMEGRKPYGVAAWSAEEVAKAKGYVFIYTEKNKTSRLVFRYHVYADWAANRNMDVNPTVGEREGNVKDVTLDMHGEFSSSFEVDGEESFADGERIMQIYLFRRTSITSTGWTWAARWNESTSFSTRQRTVTRFSQRVL from the coding sequence atggTAGAATTAGACTCGATACCATCATCCACCCTCTGCAATGTCTGCACCGGCATCTTCAAAGGCAACTGGCGTCCTCAACTCCGCGGTTGGAAGCGAGAAATCAAAACCCCCGGCGCACCGCCCGATCCCTTCCACCCGGAGCCAGCCTTCGGAACGGCCTACGACCACGGCATGGAGCCGTACATCAACCGCAACGCCGCGCCGCCGACGCTCTCGTATCCGCACCACTCGGTCGAGGAGCTGCGCAGTTCCGGCTGCTCGTGCGCGCTGTGCAagacggtggtgatggcatTTGATGCGCTGCACCCGCGGGACAATATCGGCGTCGATTACATGGAAGGGCGGAAGCCGTATGGCGTGGCGGCGTGGAGCGCCGAGGAGGTTGCGAAAGCGAAGGGGTACGTGTTTATATATACCGAGAAGAATAAGACGAGCCGGCTGGTGTTTCGGTATCATGTGTACGCGGATTGGGCGGCGAATCGGAACATGGACGTGAATCCAACGGTGGGAGAGCGAGAGGGGAACGTGAAGGATGTGACGCTGGATATGCATGGtgagttttcttcttcttttgaagTTGATGGAGAGGAATCCTTtgctgatggagagagaatAATGCAGATTTATCTGTTCAGGAGAACAAGCATTACATCGACTGGATGGACTTGGGCAGCACGTTGGAACGAGTCAACAAGTTTCTCGACGAGACAAAGGACTGTGACAAGATTCTCCCAAAGAGTCTTGTGA